The following coding sequences lie in one Lentilactobacillus sp. SPB1-3 genomic window:
- a CDS encoding DUF5776 domain-containing protein yields the protein MKSTIKKVLISLSLSLSILSVSAINTFADDTNLSNNLATSEDKALLFNKDKDGYNDTSNFDNTKFAMQLQSSDNKQNIIDNSVPENDFNLNNHQAWVPNLINLSRSLVDPSRFTDGKGYINIMLQGEKNSDHMMELEFKGDLSDQYHNKTNPQMQLSEESLKYLQDTEKDSSGQIEIYLPQTREPSEADLNESTNVKKFTNVETFKKAAIILFVMHNVPAGKPVQLILPIDISFDESNSKSTDYLNVLPGTDLNGFMEPIANDNYQGTMSSLAATLVYFNNQEYGTVPANNVQIFGTFNPQKLLVNQPEVNIDEGKVDFDPNKSFEVDPDDANYVIKNDKNEVVFDSTKQDVSDLQKLTGGSYTLTFSKPGYSDGNGQLIIKPKPTTNPGNGGNNNSGGGSVTNPTQPSTPVQPSQPSTPVQPSQPVLPTPSVPGNDSTGLPNWAAVKGQSVYGIKGFYLYSNTNFYTNERIKHYAKTSRVNRPQFIVKGYKSDADGNLRYKVQQYNPYKGKYVAGTKGYITASEKYVVKAYYATTPKNKQIKVINKKGVKSYRNVKLSGKAKLYKKGSTLKVKSIKKYKLATRYQLTNGQYVTGNKKFIIWK from the coding sequence ATGAAATCAACAATCAAAAAAGTGCTAATCTCGCTTAGTTTGTCTCTTTCGATATTATCAGTTTCAGCGATAAACACATTTGCAGATGATACTAATTTATCGAATAATCTTGCTACTTCTGAAGACAAAGCGTTGCTTTTCAACAAAGATAAAGATGGGTACAATGATACTTCAAATTTTGATAACACCAAGTTTGCTATGCAACTACAGAGTAGTGATAACAAACAAAATATTATTGATAACAGTGTTCCTGAGAATGATTTTAATTTAAATAATCATCAAGCCTGGGTCCCTAACTTAATAAACCTTTCGAGATCTTTAGTTGATCCGAGTCGTTTTACCGATGGAAAAGGATATATAAACATCATGTTACAAGGTGAAAAGAATTCGGATCATATGATGGAACTTGAGTTTAAGGGGGACTTATCTGATCAATATCACAATAAGACAAATCCTCAAATGCAACTAAGCGAAGAATCATTAAAATATTTACAAGACACCGAGAAAGATAGTTCAGGTCAAATTGAAATTTATTTACCACAAACCAGAGAACCCAGCGAAGCCGACCTTAACGAGAGTACTAATGTAAAAAAATTTACGAATGTAGAGACATTCAAGAAAGCCGCTATAATATTATTCGTCATGCATAATGTGCCAGCAGGCAAGCCAGTTCAATTAATATTACCGATTGATATTTCTTTCGATGAAAGCAACTCTAAAAGCACAGATTACTTGAATGTGTTACCAGGGACAGATTTAAATGGTTTTATGGAACCAATTGCAAATGATAACTATCAGGGTACTATGTCCAGTTTAGCGGCGACATTAGTATACTTCAACAATCAAGAATACGGCACAGTTCCTGCCAATAATGTGCAGATTTTCGGAACATTCAATCCACAAAAATTATTAGTTAATCAACCAGAAGTCAATATTGATGAGGGAAAAGTCGATTTTGACCCTAATAAATCATTCGAAGTTGATCCAGATGATGCAAATTATGTAATTAAGAATGATAAAAATGAGGTTGTTTTTGATAGTACTAAACAAGATGTGTCCGACCTGCAAAAACTAACTGGTGGTTCATATACGTTAACCTTCTCAAAGCCTGGATATAGTGATGGTAATGGTCAATTAATTATCAAACCTAAACCAACAACTAATCCTGGTAATGGCGGAAATAATAACTCTGGTGGGGGTTCAGTAACAAATCCGACCCAACCAAGTACACCAGTTCAACCATCTCAACCAAGTACACCTGTTCAACCATCGCAACCAGTATTACCAACGCCAAGCGTACCTGGCAATGATTCAACTGGATTACCAAACTGGGCCGCTGTAAAGGGACAATCAGTTTATGGTATCAAGGGGTTCTACTTGTATAGTAATACTAACTTCTATACAAACGAACGTATCAAGCATTATGCTAAGACTAGTCGAGTTAACCGTCCTCAATTTATCGTTAAGGGTTACAAGTCAGATGCCGATGGCAATTTGAGATATAAAGTTCAACAATACAATCCATATAAAGGTAAATATGTCGCCGGAACTAAGGGTTACATTACCGCTAGTGAGAAATATGTTGTCAAAGCATATTACGCTACTACACCAAAGAATAAGCAAATTAAGGTTATTAATAAAAAGGGTGTTAAGTCATACCGGAATGTTAAATTATCTGGTAAAGCAAAACTCTATAAAAAAGGTAGCACTTTAAAAGTTAAATCAATTAAGAAATACAAATTAGCTACTCGCTACCAGTTAACTAATGGTCAATATGTAACAGGTAA
- a CDS encoding GH25 family lysozyme: MPRYDMVDVSNNNGLMTVANYKSMKARGVKAIVQKLSEGVSYRDPYAVANIQNAKKAGLHVNGYHFARFTSVAGAKAEAQLAVSQAKRAGLTADNVIVNDFESNNLGWATNSAITKAFADEVYRLGYPKTDIYTMGSWVNSMPLNNDGRAGWIANYPYNPSGMNLYSAYNAWQWTEKAHFAGCYGGFDVSQLYGDFYLGGKAKGHAKPKPAKYFDWKPDTVFAKTNVSRYTDKALKHKVDTFPAGTVFDVVELVKYGKTSRFKLANGMYISGNQNYINNLYYTTNSKVRVVKSVKGTNKYSDLDFKHKVKGFKTGTEFDVEKVVKHGKITRLQLADGTYISANKLINKFVE; encoded by the coding sequence ATGCCTAGATATGACATGGTCGACGTTTCTAATAACAACGGCCTAATGACGGTTGCCAATTACAAGAGCATGAAAGCTCGTGGAGTAAAAGCAATTGTGCAAAAGTTGTCTGAGGGTGTTTCCTATCGTGATCCATATGCGGTGGCTAACATTCAGAATGCTAAGAAGGCTGGCTTACATGTTAACGGTTATCACTTTGCGCGTTTTACTAGCGTTGCTGGTGCCAAAGCCGAAGCTCAACTAGCTGTTAGCCAAGCTAAGCGTGCTGGATTAACTGCTGATAACGTCATTGTTAATGACTTTGAGTCGAACAACTTAGGTTGGGCGACTAACTCAGCAATCACTAAGGCGTTCGCCGACGAAGTTTATCGTTTAGGTTATCCTAAGACTGATATCTATACTATGGGTAGCTGGGTCAACTCAATGCCGTTAAATAACGATGGTAGAGCGGGTTGGATTGCCAATTATCCATACAATCCAAGTGGAATGAACTTATACAGCGCCTATAATGCATGGCAATGGACTGAAAAAGCTCACTTTGCTGGATGTTACGGTGGCTTTGATGTCTCACAGCTTTATGGCGACTTCTATCTTGGTGGCAAAGCTAAGGGTCATGCTAAGCCTAAACCTGCCAAATATTTCGACTGGAAACCTGATACTGTTTTTGCTAAGACAAACGTTAGTCGTTACACCGACAAAGCACTTAAGCACAAAGTTGACACTTTCCCAGCCGGCACTGTATTTGATGTTGTCGAGCTAGTTAAGTACGGTAAGACTAGTCGTTTCAAGCTAGCCAATGGTATGTATATTTCAGGTAACCAGAACTACATTAACAACTTGTACTACACTACTAATTCTAAAGTTAGGGTAGTTAAGTCAGTCAAGGGTACCAACAAATACAGTGATCTAGACTTTAAGCACAAAGTTAAAGGCTTTAAGACTGGGACTGAATTTGATGTTGAGAAAGTTGTTAAACACGGTAAGATTACCCGTTTGCAACTTGCCGACGGAACATATATTTCAGCTAACAAGTTGATTAATAAGTTCGTTGAATAG
- a CDS encoding XkdX family protein: protein MDFFCINLFYGLGVLNPSIDWYRENGFINDDQYKQITGNDYKPAN from the coding sequence ATGGACTTTTTCTGCATTAATTTATTTTATGGTTTAGGCGTACTTAACCCAAGTATTGATTGGTATCGTGAAAATGGATTTATCAACGATGACCAATATAAACAAATTACCGGAAATGATTACAAGCCCGCTAACTAG
- a CDS encoding pyocin knob domain-containing protein: MAKWNKLIITDAGYQLSAQTLAGNKIQYTHAQTTDKDMSTLTSDQLKTMTSLDNVVQDLPIGTVSVQDDHTVNVPVKVMNNDLQSDYLLSAIALFAKTIDGTEILYGIATSVNPDLIPAQNGSTVVGTTFKLKVHVGDAANVNIVISPDGSVSNEELEGILKAYVLETDLDALLQSKNYASKDYVDDAIKNNKVTLPDNIDYVDQDQTITGAKTFSTDAKGADGSSYITANASNAWQKYKLTADTGKAINYSGNVNDLKTPGQYFVKNPAHVPDTGAWWFVDVKVSPDAGTSVIHQSGHGDNYDMFWERTCRNGVWSAWAKRISGVDLENRLATFAQTITDSIMAKIVDPNTGQAKIKMNFNYGDLTVDTDPVAPIVKVADEAAATTREATHPNTQHEWGEE, from the coding sequence ATGGCTAAATGGAACAAATTAATTATCACTGATGCCGGATATCAATTATCCGCTCAAACATTGGCTGGTAATAAAATTCAATATACACATGCTCAAACAACTGATAAGGATATGAGTACATTAACTTCTGATCAATTGAAGACAATGACTTCATTGGATAATGTTGTTCAAGATTTACCTATTGGAACAGTTAGTGTGCAAGATGATCATACTGTTAATGTTCCGGTTAAAGTAATGAACAATGATCTGCAATCAGATTATTTACTGAGTGCTATCGCATTGTTTGCTAAAACAATTGATGGTACTGAAATTCTATATGGGATTGCTACTTCTGTTAACCCCGATTTAATTCCTGCACAAAATGGTAGTACCGTTGTCGGTACCACTTTTAAATTAAAAGTTCATGTTGGAGATGCTGCAAACGTTAATATCGTTATTTCTCCAGATGGTTCAGTATCAAATGAAGAACTAGAAGGTATCTTAAAAGCATATGTTCTTGAAACTGACCTAGATGCACTACTTCAAAGTAAGAATTATGCTTCTAAAGATTATGTAGATGACGCCATCAAGAATAACAAGGTGACTTTGCCAGACAATATTGATTATGTTGATCAAGATCAAACGATTACTGGTGCCAAGACTTTCTCAACTGATGCCAAAGGTGCTGATGGCAGTTCATATATAACTGCTAACGCTTCTAATGCCTGGCAAAAATATAAGCTCACTGCTGATACTGGTAAAGCAATTAATTATTCCGGAAATGTGAACGATTTAAAAACACCAGGTCAATATTTCGTTAAAAATCCCGCACATGTCCCAGATACAGGCGCCTGGTGGTTTGTTGACGTCAAAGTTAGTCCAGATGCTGGTACAAGTGTCATTCATCAAAGTGGCCATGGCGATAACTACGACATGTTCTGGGAACGCACTTGTCGCAATGGTGTTTGGAGTGCGTGGGCTAAGCGCATTTCTGGAGTAGACCTTGAAAATCGTTTAGCAACATTTGCTCAAACGATTACTGACTCAATTATGGCTAAAATCGTCGACCCTAATACTGGTCAGGCCAAGATTAAGATGAACTTTAACTACGGTGATTTAACAGTCGATACTGATCCAGTCGCACCAATCGTCAAAGTGGCTGATGAAGCTGCTGCAACGACTCGTGAAGCTACTCATCCAAATACCCAACACGAATGGGGAGAGGAGTAA
- a CDS encoding baseplate J/gp47 family protein: MPLLSTGFDPWDYDQWLNSLQTNLRQDPEIGNDIDLSTGSFYENMAESLARQLAQSDLTKQDVYDSRFVSLAENISLDRLASNYGLTRGVATYATAILEITGTPGYVIDAESMFSNNQDMIYITDSEVTIDSNGKAEVRVYAEDTGEDYNCDANMITDQVTYVEEITSVTNPEPATSGSDMETDYALRQRIKLAQKSVVSSTPNGVSSALFGIPGVKSVRYVVNNSSSVNEAGDPPYTTHIYVLGGDRQVIAQTISDTIALGITLTGTEKIDVPLDNGDVNHVAFSIGSSQTIYMNISVSFASVDDTTQDEIIADIKDNIQVWLDEFSMGDILKYTQLFGIIYDVEGVDDVTDLTWGTDQGNLNRSNIQLSNFATAITNDEAIEVVVNG, encoded by the coding sequence ATGCCGTTATTGAGTACAGGATTTGATCCCTGGGATTATGACCAGTGGTTAAATTCATTGCAAACAAACTTGAGACAAGACCCTGAGATAGGTAACGATATTGACTTATCAACGGGTTCTTTTTATGAAAACATGGCCGAATCTTTAGCCAGACAATTAGCACAATCTGATTTAACCAAGCAAGATGTTTACGATTCAAGATTTGTTTCATTAGCCGAAAACATTTCTTTAGATAGGCTAGCAAGTAATTATGGTCTAACTAGAGGTGTAGCCACTTATGCGACGGCCATACTTGAAATCACTGGAACTCCAGGATATGTAATTGATGCAGAGTCAATGTTTAGTAATAATCAGGATATGATCTATATCACTGATTCTGAAGTAACAATTGATTCAAATGGAAAAGCAGAAGTTAGAGTTTATGCTGAAGATACTGGCGAGGATTATAACTGTGATGCCAATATGATCACTGACCAAGTAACTTATGTTGAAGAAATAACTAGTGTTACCAATCCGGAACCGGCGACTAGTGGTTCTGATATGGAAACTGATTATGCTTTGCGTCAACGAATTAAATTAGCACAGAAGAGTGTAGTTTCTTCAACTCCAAACGGAGTATCTTCTGCTTTATTTGGTATTCCAGGAGTCAAAAGTGTTCGCTATGTTGTTAACAACAGCTCATCAGTTAATGAAGCTGGTGACCCGCCATATACAACTCATATTTATGTGCTTGGTGGTGATAGACAAGTCATTGCTCAAACTATTTCAGATACTATTGCTCTGGGAATTACTTTAACTGGTACTGAGAAAATTGATGTGCCTTTAGATAATGGTGATGTAAACCATGTCGCGTTTTCTATTGGCTCTAGTCAAACCATTTATATGAATATTTCGGTATCATTCGCTTCAGTCGATGACACGACTCAAGATGAAATCATTGCAGATATAAAGGATAATATCCAAGTTTGGTTAGATGAATTCTCAATGGGGGATATTCTCAAATACACTCAACTATTCGGTATTATTTACGATGTTGAAGGTGTTGATGATGTCACTGATTTAACCTGGGGTACTGATCAAGGAAATCTTAATCGAAGTAACATTCAACTTTCTAACTTTGCTACTGCTATTACTAACGATGAAGCAATCGAGGTGGTAGTAAATGGATAA
- a CDS encoding phage baseplate plug protein — protein sequence MYRNTIQFNKFQLPEKFNLTLSGNDYQITVIYNEANDRLYLTLADENGKVLVTNEKLVAGERLFADIGDASLPSEDLVLMDETGKETSVNFANVNESMFITIDDTFSNETNPNNTDEGIYNPDGDDTNMGMDDDDTLPSNDDFDGLDDFVEDRGEV from the coding sequence ATGTATAGAAATACGATTCAATTTAACAAATTCCAGTTACCGGAAAAATTTAACTTAACTCTGAGTGGGAATGACTATCAAATTACAGTGATATACAACGAAGCCAACGACCGCTTGTACCTAACTTTGGCAGATGAAAATGGCAAAGTTTTAGTTACTAATGAAAAATTGGTTGCTGGAGAAAGATTATTTGCTGATATTGGCGATGCTAGTTTACCAAGTGAAGATTTGGTTCTAATGGACGAAACAGGTAAGGAAACGAGTGTTAACTTTGCCAACGTTAATGAAAGTATGTTCATCACCATTGATGATACTTTCAGCAATGAAACAAATCCGAATAACACTGATGAAGGTATCTATAATCCGGACGGTGATGATACCAATATGGGGATGGATGACGATGATACATTACCATCTAATGATGATTTTGATGGGCTAGATGATTTTGTTGAAGATCGAGGTGAAGTCTAA
- a CDS encoding LysM peptidoglycan-binding domain-containing protein yields the protein MATKNTLKKYQTAYTNAKTNYNKAKRIDSTNKSTVENLNDKLKKAKGSEKDKLRTKLDAANKAKKASTNKVTKAKKAYTKAKSNLAMFKKSQASEKRKAALKIKTKVISKMKKDKPGYWKSKRPYVIPKYPGSTNSYVFIDNTSESETASTEVTTNTISPGQYINHYTQTQPIQRQIEGKLGGSSLSKVSGLKKQFNMLRRWATNGTEVEFHGQKYSSSAILTSVTANFDQPRDNALAVSVSLQDVRWAESATKKKSANNKGSSSSNSSNNKSKNDTGTKSPTKGDRDKVKPKAGKYLTIKKGDTYWAYHLKFGSSIANLRSWNGYPDRELPIGKKVRVK from the coding sequence ATGGCCACAAAGAACACTTTAAAAAAATATCAAACAGCTTATACCAACGCAAAAACTAATTATAATAAGGCCAAACGTATTGACTCCACCAATAAATCAACGGTTGAAAATCTGAACGACAAGTTAAAAAAAGCCAAGGGCAGTGAGAAAGATAAGCTAAGAACTAAGCTCGACGCTGCTAACAAGGCTAAAAAGGCTTCCACAAATAAAGTGACTAAGGCCAAAAAAGCATATACAAAAGCCAAAAGTAACCTAGCAATGTTTAAAAAGAGTCAGGCAAGTGAAAAACGTAAGGCTGCTTTAAAAATCAAGACTAAAGTAATTAGCAAGATGAAAAAAGACAAACCCGGCTATTGGAAGTCTAAGCGACCATACGTGATTCCTAAGTATCCAGGCTCAACGAATAGTTATGTATTCATCGATAATACAAGTGAGAGTGAGACGGCTTCAACCGAAGTCACTACAAATACAATTTCCCCAGGACAATATATCAACCACTACACCCAGACACAGCCAATTCAACGACAAATTGAAGGCAAGTTAGGCGGATCATCGTTGTCTAAAGTTTCTGGGCTAAAAAAACAATTTAATATGTTACGCAGGTGGGCTACGAATGGAACCGAAGTTGAATTTCATGGGCAAAAGTATAGTTCAAGTGCCATTTTAACTTCAGTGACAGCTAATTTTGACCAACCACGCGATAATGCTTTAGCGGTTTCGGTATCACTTCAAGATGTTAGATGGGCTGAAAGTGCCACAAAAAAGAAATCGGCTAATAATAAAGGTTCGAGTTCAAGCAATTCATCGAATAATAAAAGCAAAAACGATACAGGCACTAAGAGTCCAACTAAAGGTGATCGGGATAAGGTGAAGCCTAAAGCCGGTAAGTACTTAACGATTAAAAAAGGTGATACCTACTGGGCGTACCATCTAAAATTCGGTTCTTCTATTGCTAATTTACGAAGCTGGAATGGTTATCCTGATAGAGAATTGCCAATTGGTAAAAAAGTCAGGGTTAAGTAG
- a CDS encoding phage tail tip lysozyme codes for MLSSGSYNRQVLRSGASKIGRGIKMITPKPIRNLVGKGTAEIKGIPNRIFGTKVKDINATTRLGRFGKTSIIQRASEAFPRVTKLAGKGSNVLKGAGKLARNVPILDIAAVGMNMLGTNKNNAGKKVGSTAGMLAGGLAGSLFGPIGSMAGAAIGDALGSKLGQTIDKTMPKKIRKSLGKIINSIGKVFNALLKPFQSTIKSIQKVWDSSTKGISKTWSKYVVKPLSGKNGGKFLTSVFKGFKTVMVPTMKVAGVAFKVFGAVVKTTISVVADILKGLIKTISGIVSLISDIFHGRWKNIWKDAMQIFSGIFGTIGNVFKDILTSLWNGLMDFGTNVAKFLAHPIQTIQSWFKAPKTGSTNNSKGYFTSGATVNLNSKKNKPKRTANYDSKKINIATGVGHATGGLISRTHMAMVNEAGTEIAYNPNLGRFRLLGNGPTITKVHAGEHIINAKDTAKLLSGGLGRGKTLPGYAKGTGSIKATTVAQTAAIKINGTGLEKTMKATKKLMKSITGYITDGYDDSNKRSKKTIDKLQDNAIDTFNELTKSTKKQTQKIQSNTVGDFDDMQKGSQKQMDQMHTGVVAGANAIVKDFAKIFGKLDNYAHAGMANAIKQINAGFRGINSAFGQFGNGSVLTPIKYAKGSNGKIPNNQIAMLNDSPVGPRQEAIVRNNGQIELPQGDNTVQMLQRGDAVLNGYQTKELADRGVIQHYAKGSGVSKSALEKIAASKAADPAKAWGNDFAGKIGSIGTKFANNVAKGVKAGGGKSGKPYYLAAWNVINDIVSQGSGGAGGTREAFLKYAEEHYTGKPYNMGSMGPTYYDCSAMVASALKHFGVDIGRTTVDMQTSAGVQSRGHDLKNTVPGDIVVFGHGGGAAGHVGIIKNPKTGSMFNETPPRARVTSIAADKGMGYEYFRVKGLHDAAKKKSNGSKPSKRLEKLFKHQFGKKALGKLESKFSDDSIGDLGSMNLAGDIGTRARQLAAAIKKAYPSATNAGIAAVLGNWKFESQLNPGAVNSGGGASGLGQWLGGRKANLIRFARSKGKSWKNAGVQLEFALSHDSTDSNVLRSVLRGEGSVASLAAKFSNQWERGGYTQQHVNGATSIAKALHANGGWAQNGKVNIFGEVKGQNEVAINTSRPTADKLIMEAISDRASKDPNGLFGKVKAFAKMQNEFKKMKLSRIKFNSSVKADKAEAKPATIRPSFNYHPEIHIEGASDPEQTGKVVAQRLTEDRREFTSMMNDYLNATMAQF; via the coding sequence ATGCTAAGCAGTGGCAGTTATAATCGTCAGGTCCTTAGGAGTGGAGCTAGCAAGATTGGCAGAGGCATAAAAATGATAACTCCTAAACCAATTAGAAATTTAGTTGGCAAAGGAACAGCAGAAATTAAAGGTATTCCTAACAGAATATTTGGTACTAAAGTAAAGGATATTAACGCTACCACCAGACTTGGTAGATTTGGTAAAACTAGCATAATTCAGCGTGCTAGCGAGGCTTTTCCGAGAGTAACTAAGTTAGCTGGCAAAGGTAGCAACGTACTTAAGGGAGCCGGTAAACTTGCTAGAAATGTTCCTATTTTAGATATTGCAGCTGTCGGTATGAATATGTTGGGTACTAATAAAAACAACGCTGGCAAAAAAGTTGGTTCAACGGCTGGTATGTTGGCCGGAGGATTAGCCGGATCACTTTTCGGACCCATTGGAAGTATGGCAGGGGCTGCAATTGGTGATGCGCTTGGTTCTAAGCTAGGTCAAACTATTGATAAGACCATGCCTAAGAAGATTCGTAAATCTCTTGGGAAAATTATTAATTCGATTGGTAAAGTATTTAATGCTTTACTTAAGCCTTTCCAATCAACTATTAAAAGCATTCAAAAAGTTTGGGATAGTAGTACTAAAGGTATCAGTAAAACTTGGAGCAAGTACGTCGTCAAACCATTGTCTGGTAAAAACGGTGGTAAATTCCTAACTTCTGTTTTTAAAGGATTCAAAACTGTAATGGTTCCAACTATGAAGGTAGCGGGAGTCGCTTTTAAGGTTTTCGGAGCGGTAGTAAAAACTACTATTAGCGTAGTAGCCGATATCTTAAAGGGACTCATTAAAACTATTAGTGGGATTGTTTCGTTAATTAGTGATATATTCCACGGCCGATGGAAAAATATTTGGAAAGATGCCATGCAGATATTTTCAGGAATTTTTGGCACTATTGGAAATGTTTTTAAGGATATTCTTACTTCACTGTGGAACGGGTTAATGGACTTTGGTACTAACGTTGCTAAGTTTTTAGCACATCCGATTCAAACTATTCAATCATGGTTTAAGGCACCTAAAACTGGAAGCACAAATAATAGTAAAGGGTACTTTACTAGCGGTGCCACCGTAAACCTAAATAGTAAAAAGAATAAACCTAAAAGAACCGCTAACTATGATAGCAAAAAAATAAATATAGCTACTGGTGTTGGTCATGCTACTGGTGGGTTAATTAGTCGGACACACATGGCTATGGTTAACGAAGCCGGTACCGAAATAGCTTATAACCCTAATTTAGGACGCTTTAGATTACTTGGTAACGGGCCAACAATCACCAAAGTTCATGCTGGTGAACATATTATTAACGCTAAAGATACCGCTAAGTTGTTATCTGGTGGTCTGGGTCGGGGCAAGACTTTGCCTGGATATGCTAAAGGTACTGGTTCAATTAAGGCGACTACAGTTGCACAAACTGCCGCTATTAAAATTAACGGTACCGGTCTTGAAAAGACTATGAAGGCTACTAAGAAGTTAATGAAATCCATAACAGGATATATTACTGACGGCTATGATGATTCTAATAAACGCAGTAAAAAGACCATTGATAAATTACAAGATAATGCAATTGATACCTTTAATGAGCTAACTAAATCGACCAAGAAGCAAACTCAAAAAATTCAATCTAATACTGTTGGCGATTTTGACGATATGCAAAAAGGTTCTCAAAAACAAATGGATCAGATGCATACCGGCGTAGTCGCTGGAGCTAATGCGATTGTTAAGGACTTTGCCAAGATATTTGGTAAGTTAGATAACTACGCTCATGCTGGTATGGCCAATGCTATAAAGCAAATTAATGCTGGTTTTAGAGGTATTAATTCGGCATTTGGTCAATTCGGAAATGGTTCAGTGCTTACACCTATCAAGTACGCTAAGGGATCTAATGGTAAGATTCCAAACAACCAAATTGCCATGCTGAATGATTCGCCGGTCGGACCTAGGCAAGAGGCGATTGTTAGAAATAACGGTCAAATTGAATTGCCGCAAGGCGATAACACTGTCCAAATGCTACAAAGAGGGGATGCCGTTCTTAACGGTTATCAAACCAAAGAGTTAGCTGACAGGGGTGTTATTCAGCACTACGCAAAGGGTTCCGGCGTTTCTAAGAGTGCACTTGAAAAGATTGCTGCAAGTAAAGCCGCTGACCCTGCGAAGGCATGGGGAAATGACTTTGCCGGTAAAATTGGTTCTATTGGAACTAAGTTTGCTAATAACGTTGCTAAGGGTGTTAAAGCCGGCGGTGGCAAGTCTGGGAAACCATACTATTTGGCTGCGTGGAATGTTATTAATGATATTGTCAGTCAAGGCTCTGGTGGAGCAGGTGGAACTCGTGAAGCATTTCTAAAGTATGCTGAAGAGCATTACACGGGAAAACCTTATAACATGGGATCAATGGGACCCACATATTATGATTGTTCTGCCATGGTAGCATCAGCTTTGAAACATTTTGGTGTAGACATAGGTCGAACAACCGTTGATATGCAAACTAGTGCTGGTGTCCAATCACGTGGCCATGATTTAAAGAATACTGTCCCAGGAGATATTGTTGTCTTTGGTCATGGTGGAGGCGCCGCAGGGCACGTTGGTATCATTAAGAATCCTAAAACAGGTTCTATGTTCAACGAAACTCCACCAAGAGCTAGAGTTACTTCAATTGCTGCTGATAAAGGCATGGGATATGAATACTTTAGAGTCAAAGGATTGCATGATGCAGCTAAGAAAAAATCAAACGGGTCTAAACCGTCTAAACGTCTTGAAAAGTTGTTTAAACATCAATTTGGAAAGAAAGCTTTAGGAAAACTTGAGTCTAAATTTAGTGATGACAGCATAGGCGATTTAGGAAGTATGAACTTAGCTGGTGACATTGGAACTAGAGCTCGTCAATTAGCCGCTGCAATTAAAAAGGCTTATCCCTCTGCAACTAATGCTGGTATCGCTGCGGTTCTTGGTAACTGGAAATTTGAATCACAATTGAATCCAGGTGCGGTTAATTCAGGCGGTGGAGCTTCTGGGTTAGGCCAATGGTTAGGTGGACGTAAAGCCAACTTAATCAGATTTGCTCGTAGTAAAGGCAAGAGCTGGAAAAATGCAGGTGTTCAACTTGAATTTGCTTTGTCACATGATAGTACCGATTCAAACGTGTTGCGTAGTGTCTTACGTGGTGAAGGTTCCGTAGCCTCGTTAGCTGCTAAATTCTCAAACCAATGGGAACGTGGGGGATATACACAGCAACATGTTAATGGTGCCACATCAATCGCTAAAGCGCTACATGCTAATGGCGGCTGGGCTCAAAACGGCAAAGTTAATATCTTTGGTGAAGTTAAGGGCCAAAATGAAGTTGCTATTAATACGAGTCGGCCAACTGCTGATAAGTTAATCATGGAAGCTATCAGTGATCGGGCATCTAAGGATCCTAATGGTTTATTTGGTAAGGTTAAGGCATTCGCCAAGATGCAGAATGAGTTCAAGAAAATGAAACTTTCAAGAATTAAATTCAATAGTTCTGTTAAAGCGGATAAAGCAGAAGCCAAACCAGCAACAATCAGACCTAGCTTTAACTATCATCCGGAGATTCACATTGAGGGTGCTAGTGATCCAGAACAAACTGGTAAGGTTGTCGCACAAAGATTAACTGAGGATCGTCGTGAATTTACATCGATGATGAACGATTATTTAAATGCAACAATGGCACAATTTTAA